One Vigna unguiculata cultivar IT97K-499-35 chromosome 7, ASM411807v1, whole genome shotgun sequence genomic region harbors:
- the LOC114189696 gene encoding peroxisomal membrane protein PMP22, translated as MSDKVNHVFKKYLHQLQHHPLRTKAITAAVLAGFSDAVAQKISGAKKLQLRRLLLFMLYGFAYSGPFGHFLHKLMDKIFKGQKGNETVAKKVILEQITSSPWNNFFFLMYYGLVIEGRPWSTVTDKIKKDYPSVQLTAWKFWPIVGWVNYQYMPLQLRVVFHSFVAACWGIFLNLKARSVAIKKA; from the exons ATGTCTGACAAAGTCAACCATGTTTTCAAGAAATATCTTCACCAGCTTCAGCACCATCCCCTCAGAACCAAG GCAATTACCGCAGCAGTTTTGGCTGGTTTTAGTGATGCAGTTGCACAGAAGATATCTGGGGCCAAGAAACTTCAGTTGAGAAGGCTGCTTCTTTTCATG CTCTATGGTTTTGCCTACTCGGGACCCTTTGGACATTTTCTCCACAAATTGATGGATAAAATTTTCAAGGGGCAGAAAGGCAATGAGACTGTTGCTAAGAAG GTGATCCTTGAACAGATAACCAGTTCCCCATGGAACAACTTCTTTTTCCTGATGTACTATGGCTTGGTTATAGAAG GAAGACCTTGGAGTACAGTCacagacaaaattaaaaaagattaccCTTCTGTTCAATTGACTGCATGGAAG TTTTGGCCTATAGTTGGTTGGGTGAATTACCAGTATATGCCTCTGCAGCTCCGTGTTGTATTTCACAGCTTTGTTGCTGCTTGCTG GGGAATCTTTCTGAATCTGAAAGCAAGGTCTGTTGCAATTAAGAAAGCGTAG
- the LOC114190675 gene encoding uncharacterized protein LOC114190675, with protein MSQHPRRNFPGGNSRKAKLAEVDKSAPPKAAEPPPSNGLLAGYLAHEFLTKGTLLGRRIELDSARPDLSGSTSVEQKRIRLNPQTGEVKPSAVKEHGSYEEVSNLLKIKGTCIKGIVNPTQLSNWINK; from the coding sequence ATGAGTCAGCATCCTCGTAGAAATTTTCCAGGTGGCAACTCAAGAAAGGCGAAGCTTGCTGAAGTTGATAAATCGGCTCCACCAAAAGCCGCTGAGCCACCACCCTCAAATGGGCTTTTAGCCGGGTATCTAGCCCACGAGTTTTTGACCAAAGGAACACTTTTGGGTCGGAGGATTGAACTGGACTCGGCCCGACCCGACTTATCTGGTTCTACCTCAGTAGAACAGAAGAGAATCCGGTTGAACCCGCAGACTGGGGAGGTGAAACCCAGTGCGGTGAAGGAGCATGGTAGTTACGAGGAGGTATCAAACCTTTTGAAGATAAAGGGGACCTGCATAAAGGGAATTGTGAACCCCACTCAACTTTCCAACTGGATTAACAAGTga